A stretch of Apis cerana isolate GH-2021 linkage group LG1, AcerK_1.0, whole genome shotgun sequence DNA encodes these proteins:
- the LOC108002081 gene encoding bromodomain adjacent to zinc finger domain protein 2B isoform X11 gives MGTGMEKENSASGGGGGGGGGGGGEAAATATPGATSASEKLQADQANPLLDPTALFGAYWPRSDSAASSLFGGMPGGYGLGAHHLPSAYAILGRGGSAPGFGGHTPASAPPPPPYSHSSLGTLSVAASQAASLGINPASAAWWTMASHLAAQDYLARLQGAAGLPGFPPGAESLLPPYPASLLNPPSLSSHKSSKSKSSKSHKTPASSSSSTTPSMTSSSLPVSTQAPVTSSHHSTSASTTPNSQTNVVSSAKEGSDPSSILGGVRLPPDTEIIKYTSSIVGPKVPGTTNRGRKKTISLDTPSVSVHPPPVPALTAHQTNTTTTSLMMEPRKYNRTGSESNDYRESVDRVEVIKLPAHSTNGNVLPAPSSYTTTTNTSNSNDSDAPLNLSLKPATTSSNSPISGSQPLSQLSNLSQSLLASDRTSRRKPGPKPRRVPQNSVPVPASPSPSLAQLFAAADSPQRPSSGSEESESASTTHHKDGRPRNLGRGVSKPKKNTVASLLAQSRALGIKPTPTLDPSVPLSHQVSLLRSNILAAQLHATATGQTGQTDDKNQRSLQEKMKNKLLEVSGEESNMDVTSESGSNTDVVTDTDDDNTDGVSSAKRRKVKPSERDLQVPLERGWKRETVIKGLGKSGVIKGDVSYYSPCGKTFRSSPDLAKNWLFQFLEQQNPPELTTANFSFSSRPLVGEFLQPTMGLAEAEFVRLGAQEVARRLEELRAAGGFRDSRTNNQYEREKLAYAKKLAKEEAQRHKEQARLIKEQEKTERQEAVRREREIRNQQLLELVAKLEKGSAYPLHSETTLEIQPPPTTTITITTTTTTIIHPSCSKQLFTNVLLERRTGHRRKERRVSLARVPPRNHVPAINTIDYWASLNLQTQGRKRLAFTIKQKMKIIQEIERGKSKSDVARELGLASSTVATIWKNRESIAESWRNRDMMQQHSDVEDPVAKKTGLPSASSNLASVTSLVTNSTVLNTVNATNNTTTSTTLPTAVVVPPPQVQVVPPPPPPPPPPQPPPPPPPPPPLPPPPPPPPPLPPPPPSLPLPLPTTSATVAPPSTSQPTQLSTTPTSSTTSTGTTTTNASIMDNTQQAQTQTQSQELLEARKKRQEEVEKIRLEEQQRKQQERELKRQQAVMLKEQMYMQELTKQREMLYTVELERERRRQHMALVRALENRRKMEEREKKRLEARAERIATKEKRAEQRKMEMELIEQIRKPVEDMELTDHRSLPELKRIPGLKLSGQAFADIVMVFEFLHNFGETLGFDMESLPSLKSLQLALLNDEEAEEELLSVMTHLLVCAIEDPGIPQPARHTTGLGQSLRQADITHANISEVLRIYLYANATGEVKALTGVCLERERDKKFADHHQNGGDYASTCSGKNAQFYEHLHNNETWRMSERLRDKPFLALNPTHKAQMLAFLCNELLQNKAVIRQIEGSLETVAQLRKERFVLDTKIRKLRQLHSRKVRMEAVGVIVNKTGDTITIEKKEGDEEGNTSSTAVGTTPTPDEIHHEDEVEDMSENESEGTQPEEEEDKNLSGEELGKKLDKLLKQSEEQLQKLNSSSKQLRAHIFGQDRYWRRYWELACAGGIFVEAMESAEPEILELQAELDEKYKDVSMEEKRETKQEDTKVENRENEAPNDVKKEKKFNSNDQEDTKSLIEKTKSEIEDINCKKEPMQNCENLTNVKEEKKNDLDNSMTDAKTNVTSEEIKQETEVVSMDVDVKEETKKENDETDEDMKPAVKMMEDKIVETIPNGDKFNHVNNLHNGKELNGTFISNNSNESNWFSILPRETCDTPGPSTKQIFGIAEPTELRIPVFPPPASPNYDRCDSPAPLILTQDEAAQLEYLKVHGLPPPGEAKPVPNDLRYGWWRITDVDTFQELLEHLHSRGVREKELKRTTWATMESFLAVTGKINVDPGNLTATELQATPDEPDTPIPKPDNPAVWSEQVALRVDAQLLEQVEALEDKVANASMQVKGWKLPPRAGTEEAEEIEKLNEMEKISAVEQARQRLLSLEAAIERRYLKPPLGVCTGDPNLAALKAEQAAAANANSNNSDQSNQTPVPQEETTPRGLNNWREATARAHTSAQLAMALYMLEASIAWDKSIMKANCQFCHSGDNEDKLLLCDGCDRGYHTYCFRPKMENIPDGDWYCHECMNKATGERNCLVCGKRVGKNLVLCELCPRAYHTDCHNPVMPKMPRGKWYCSNCHSKQPKKRNSSRRSHTKGGGTRESESSDHPPASPTPSTASNTHVEDVSSSEPATPTASPRKEGNNRTLTKKQQRELAPCKVLLEQLEQQDEAWPFLLPVNTKQFPTYKKIIKTPMDLSTIKKKLQDSVYKSRDEFCADVRQMFINCEVFNEDDSPVGKAGHGMRSFFEMRWTEITGAPPPHPQTHS, from the exons CGTATTGGCCTCGGAGCGACAGTGCAGCTTCGTCGCTTTTCGGCGGTATGCCGGGCGGATATGGATTGGGGGCCCATCATTTACCATCGGCTTACGCTATCCTGGGCCGTGGAGGTTCTGCTCCCGGATTCGGGGGTCACACACCGGCTTCCGCTCCACCGCCACCCCCGTACTCCCACAGCAGCCTTGGTACTCTGAGCGTGGCTGCCAGTCAGGCTGCAAGTTTAG GCATCAATCCCGCGAGTGCAGCATGGTGGACGATGGCCTCACACTTAGCGGCACAGGACTACCTCGCGAGGTTACAAGGAGCGGCAGGATTGCCCGGATTTCCGCCTGGCGCCGAGAGCCTCCTGCCACCGTATCCTGCCTCGCTACTTAATCCCCCGTCCTTGTCGTCCCACAAGTCCAGTAAGT CTAAGTCAAGCAAGAGTCACAAGACTCCCGCGAGCAGCAGCAGCTCGACGACGCCGAGTATGACGAGCAGCAGTTTACCGGTCTCGACCCAGGCGCCGGTCACGTCCTCTCATCACAGCACGTCGGCGAGCACCACGCCGAATTCCCAAACGAACGTTGTCAG TTCTGCGAAAGAGGGCAG cgaTCCTAGCAGTATATTAGGAGGTGTACGCCTGCCACCCGATACAGAGATTATCAAATACACGTCGAGCATAGTCGGTCCAAAGGTTCCTGGCACAACGAACCGCGGTAGAAAGAAGACCATATCCTTGGACACGCCGAGCGTGAGCGTACATCCGCCCCCTGTACCCGCTCTCACCGCTCATCAAACAAACACGACCACCACGTCACTGATGATGGAACCGAGAAAGTATAATCGCACGGGG aGCGAGTCGAACGATTACAGGGAGTCGGTGGATCGCGTGGAGGTGATCAAATTGCCGGCACATTCGACGAACGGCAACGTTCTACCGGCACCATCGTCCTACACGACCACCACCAACACGAGCAACTCGAACGATTCGGACGCGCCGTTGAACCTCTCGTTGAAACCGGCGACGACCAGCAGTAATTCGCCGATTTCCGGCAGCCAGCCGCTCAGCCAGCTCAGTAATTTAAGTCAGTCGTTACTCGCCTCCGATCGAACTT CGAGAAGAAAGCCAGGACCGAAGCCTCGAAGGGTGCCGCAGAACTCCGTGCCGGTGCCGGCGTCGCCGAGCCCTTCGTTGGCGCAGCTGTTCGCCGCCGCCGATTCACCGCAACGGCCGAGCAGCGGGAGCGAGGAGAGCGAGAGCGCAAGCACGACCCACCACAAGGACGGCAGGCCAAGGAACCTGGGTCGCGGCGTTTCGAAACCGAAGAAGAACACGGTTGCCTCGTTGCTCGCTCAGAGCAGAGCCCTGGGAATCAAACCGACGCCCACGTTGGACCCCAGTGTGCCATTGTCTCATCAGGTCTCGTTACTGAGGTCCAATATTCTGGCTGCTCAATTGCACGCTACAGCGACCGGTCAGACCGGTCAGACAGATGACAAGAATCAG CGGTCTTTGCAGGAGAAGATGAAGAACAAGTTGCTCGAGGTCTCCGGCGAGGAGAGCAACATGGACGTGACGAGCGAAAGCGGCAGCAACACAGACGTTGTGACGGATACCGACGACGACAACACGGACGGCGTCTCCAGCGCGAAGAGAAGAAAGGTGAAGCCCAGCGAGAGGGATCTCCAGGTGCCGCTGGAGCGTGGCTGGAAGCGGGAGACCGTGATCAAGGGATTGGGGAAGTCGGGAGTGATAAAGGGTGACGTGTCTTATTACAGCCCTTGCGGAAAGACGTTCAGAAGCAGCCCGGATTTAGCCAAG AATTGGCTGTTTCAGTTTCTAGAGCAACAGAATCCGCCCGAGTTGACGACCGCCAACTTTTCGTTCTCCTCTCGTCCTCTGGTAGGCGAGTTTCTTCAACCGACGATGGGCCTCGCGGAGGCGGAATTCGTCAGGTTGGGGGCTCAGGAAGTGGCGAGAAGATTGGAGGAGTTGAGAGCCGCGGGTGGTTTCAGGGACTCGAGGACGAATAACCAATACGAGAGGGAGAAGTTGGCGTACGCGAAAAAATTGGCCAAGGAGGAGGCGCAGCGACATAAGGAACAGGCTAG GTTGATCAAGGAGCAGGAGAAAACGGAGAGACAGGAGGCGGTTAGACGGGAGCGGGAGATTAGGAATCAACAGTTGCTCGAG TTGGTTGCGAAGCTCGAAAAAGGCTCAGCCTATCCTCTTCACAGTGAGACCACGCTAGAAATCCAACCACCACCTACCACAACCATCACCATCACTACCACTACCACCACGATCATTCACCCAAGTTGCTCAAAACAATTGTTTACGAACGTCCTCCTCGAACGAAGGACGGGCCACCGTCGAAAAGAGCGACGGGTGTCACTCGCACGCGTACCACCACGTAATCACGTACCTGCGATTAACACGATCGATTATTGGGCATCCCTAAACCTACAAACGCAGGGTCGAAAGCGGCTAGCGTTCACGATCAAGCAGAAAATGAAGATCATCCAAGAGATCGAACGCGGTAAGAGCAAGAGCGACGTGGCGCGCGAGCTGGGTCTGGCTAGCAGCACGGTGGCCACCATCTGGAAGAATCGGGAGAGCATCGCGGAGAGCTGGAGGAACCGCGACATGATGCAGCAGCACTCGGATGTCGAGGACCCGGTCGCGAAAAAAACCGGCCTCCCCTCCGCGTCGTCCAATTTGGCGTCTGTCACGTCACTGGTAACGAATAGCACGGTGTTGAACACCGTGAACGCAACCAACAACACCACCACCAGCACCACGTTGCCCACAGCCGTCGTGGTGCCGCCTCCGCAGGTGCAGGTGGTGccgccgccaccaccaccaccaccaccaccacaaccaccaccaccaccaccaccaccaccaccactaccaccaccaccaccaccaccaccaccactaccaccaccaccgccatcACTGCCTCTCCCATTGCCGACCACCTCCGCAACGGTCGCCCCTCCGTCGACGTCGCAACCCACGCAGCTCTCCACGACGCCAACCTCCAGCACCACGTCCACAGGCACCACCACGACCAACGCCAGCATCATGGACAATACCCAGCAGGCCCAGACCCAGACGCAAAGTCAGGAGCTTCTGGAG GCTCGGAAAAAACGGCAGGAAGAGGTGGAGAAGATACGACTGGAAGAACAACAACGAAAGCAACAG GAACGCGAGCTGAAGCGGCAGCAGGCAGTTATGCTGAAAGAACAG ATGTACATGCAGGAGCTCACCAAGCAGCGCGAGATGCTCTACACCGTCGAGCTG gAAAGAGAACGAAGGAGGCAGCACATGGCATTGGTTCGAGCGTTAGAAAACCGCCGAAAAatggaggaaagagagaaaaaacgatTGGAGGCGAGAGCTGAAAGAATAGCAACGAAAGAAAAACGCGCCGAACAGAGGAAGATGGAGATGGAACTGATCGAACAAATCAGAAAGCCTGTTGAGGACATGGAACTAACTG ATCATAGATCACTGCCAGAACTAAAACGAATACCTGGTCTGAAATTATCCGGCCAAGCGTTTGCAGACATTGTAATGGTGTTTGAATTTCTGCATAATTTCGGCGAGACTTTAGGCTTTG atatggaATCGCTCCCAAGTCTAAAAAGCCTTCAATTGGCGTTGCTCAATGATGAGGAAGCGGAGGAAGAGCTTCTGTCCGTGATGACACATTTGTTAGTATGTGCGATCGAGGATCCAGGAATCCCTCAACCAGCGAGACACACGACAGGCCTTGGCCAAAGCCTCCGACAAGCTGATATAACGCATGCCAACATCAGTGAGGTGTTACGAATCTACTTATACGCGAACGCGACAGGAGAAGTGAAGGCTCTGACAGGAGTATGTCTAGAACGGGAACGCGATAAGAAATTTGCCGATCATCATCAAAATGGTGGTGATTACGCTTCTACCTGTTCGGGCAAAAATGCTCAATTTTACGAGCATTTACATAACAACGAAACATGGAGGATGTCCGAAAGGCTGAGAGACAAACCATTCCTAGCTTTGAATCCGACGCACAAGGCACAAATGCTCGCGTTTCTCTGTAACGAGCTATTGCAGAACAAGGCTGTGATCAGACAGATCGAAGGAAGCTTGGAAACAGTAGCTCagttaagaaaagaaagattcgtTTTGGATACAAAGATAAGAAA ATTGAGACAATTACATAGTCGAAAAGTACGAATGGAAGCAGTGGGTGTGATAGTTAATAAAACTGGAGACACAATTACGATTGAGAAAAAAGAGGGCGATGAGGAGGGTAACACGTCGTCAACGGCAGTAGGTACGACACCCACTCCTGATGAGATTCATCATGAAGATGAAGTTGAAGACATGTCCGAAAATGAGAGTGAAGGAACTCAACCTGAGgag GAAGAAGACAAAAATCTCTCTGGTGAAGAGCTCGGTAAAAAGTtggacaaattattaaaacaatcagAAGAACAATTGCAAAAATTGAATAGCTCTTCAAAACAACTACGAGCCCATATATTTGGCCAAGATAGGTATTGGAGAAGATATTGGGAATTAGCATGCGCAGGTGGCATTTTCGTCGAGGCCATGGAAAGCGCAGAACCTGAAATCCTTGAGTTGCAGGCTGAATTAGACGAAAAGTACAAAGATGTATCGATggaggagaaaagagaaacaaaacaAGAAGACACCAAAGTCGAAAATCGGGAGAATGAAGCTCCTAATGAtgtaaagaaggaaaagaaattcaattcaaatgaTCAAGAAGATACGAAATCTTTAATAGAGAAAACAAAATCTGAAATTGAAGATATTAATTGTAAGAAAGAACCTATGCAAAACtgtgaaaatttaacgaatgttaaggaagagaaaaagaatgatttgGATAATTCAATGACTGATGCAAAGACCAATGTTACATCTGAAGAGATTAAACAAGAAACAGAAGTAGTTAGTATGGATGTGGATgtcaaagaagaaacaaaaaaagaaaatgacgaAACGGATGAAGATATGAAACCAGCAGTGAAGATGATGGAagataaaattgttgaaacaATTCCAAACGGTGATAAATTCAATCATGTGAATAACCTTCATAATGGGAAGGAATTGAATGGCACTTTTATTTCTA ataATAGTAACGAATCGAATTGGTTCTCAATTTTACCTCGGGAAACTTGTGATACTCCAGGACCAAGTACCAAACAAATATTTGGAATAGCCGAACCAACTGAACTGAGAATACCAGTATTTCCTCCACCGGCTAGTCCAAATTACGATAGATGTGATAGTCCTGCTCCTTTAATTTTGACTCAAGACGAAGCAGCGCaacttgaatatttaaaagttcatGGTTTACCACCTCCTGGAGAAGCTAAACCAGTACCAAATG ACTTAAGATATGGCTGGTGGAGAATAACGGATGTTGATACGTTTCAAGAATTGCTGGAACATCTTCATTCTCGCGGTGTTCGCGAAAAAGAACTAAAACGTACAACATGGGCAACTATGGAATCTTTCTTAGCTGTTACAGGCAAGATCAATGTAGATCCTGGCAATCTTACTGCTACAGAACTTCAAGCGACACCTGATGAACCTGATACGCCAATTCCAAAACCAGACAATCCGGCAGTTTGGAGCGAACAAGTTGCGCTACGCGTGGATGCGCAATTATTGGAACAAGTTGAGGCCCTAGAAGATAAAGTCGCAAATGCCAGCATGCAGGTCAAAGGCTGGAAACTGCCTCCACGGGCAGGAACCGAGGAGgctgaagaaattgaaaaactaaACGAAATGGAAAAGATCAGTGCAGTTGAACAAGCACGGCAAAGGTTATTGTCTCTAGAGGCCGCTATAGAAAGGAGATATTTGAAACCACCGTTAGGTGTTTG caCGGGAGATCCAAACTTGGCGGCTTTAAAGGCAGAACAAGCAGCTGCTGCAAATGcgaattcgaataattcggATCAGAGCAATCAGACTCCAGTACCTCAAGAAGAAACAACTCCAAGAGGGCTAAACAACTGGCGAGAGGCAACAGCTCGAGCACATACATCCGCTCAGCTGGCCATGGCACTTTATATGTTGGAGGCTAGCATCGCTTGGGACAAGAGCATCATGAAGGCT AATTGTCAATTTTGTCATAGCGGAGATAACGAAGACAAATTATTACTGTGTGATGGTTGTGACCGCGGCTATCATACTTATTGTTTCCGTCCAAAAATGGAAAACATTCCTGATGGTGACTG GTATTGTCACGAATGCATGAATAAAGCAACAGGGGAGCGAAATTGTTTGGTATGTGGAAAGAGAGTTGGTAAAAACTTAGTATTATGTGAACTCTGTCCAAGGGCTTATCACACTGACTGCCACAATCCTGTTATGCCAAAA ATGCCAAGGGGAAAATGGTATTGTTCTAATTGCCACAGTAAACAACCAAAGAAGAGAAATAGTAGTCGAAGGAGTCATACCAAAGGGGGAGGCACCAGAGAAAGTGAAAGTTCTGATCATCCACCAGCTAG TCCAACGCCGTCAACGGCATCGAACACACACGTAGAGGACGTCAGTTCATCGGAACCAGCAACCCCAACTGCCTCACCACGGAAGGAGGGAAACAATAGGACGCTCACGAAGAAACAACAACGAGAGTTGGCTCCTTGTAAGGTGCTACTCGAACAGTTGGAGCAACAGGACGAGGCCTGGCCGTTCCTCTTGCCGGTGAACACCAAACAGTTTCCTACctacaagaaaattattaaaacaccCATGGATCTCAGTActattaagaagaaattgcAGGATTCCGT GTACAAGTCTCGCGATGAGTTTTGCGCCGATGTCAGACAGATGTTCATCAACTGCGAGGTATTCAACGAGGACGACAGTCCCGTGGGGAAGGCCGGACATGGGATGCGCAGTTTCTTCGAAATGCGTTGGACCGAGATTACTGGCGCACCACCTCCACACCCGCAAACGCATAGCTGA